From the Nonlabens marinus S1-08 genome, one window contains:
- the accC gene encoding acetyl-CoA carboxylase biotin carboxylase subunit, translating to MFKKILIANRGEIALRVIRTCKEMGIKTVAVYSTADAESLHVKFADEAVCIGPPPSNLSYLKMSNIISAAEITNADAIHPGYGFLSENADFSRICEEHKIKFIGASPDMIAKMGDKATAKATMKAAGVPCVPGSDGIIEDFDDCVKVAKETGYPVMLKATAGGGGKGMRAVWSEDKLKAAWDSARQESKAAFGNDDMYMEKLIEEPRHIEIQVVGDSYGKACHLSERDCSVQRRHQKLTEEVPSPFMTKKLRKDMGEAAVRAAEFIAYEGAGTVEFLVDKHRNFYFMEMNTRIQVEHPITEQVIDFDLIREQILVAAGTKISGKNYEPSLHSIECRINAEDPYHDFRPSPGKITTLHAPGGHGVRLDTHVYAGYSIPPNYDSMIAKLITTARTRQEAIDKMKRALDEFVIEGVKTTIPFHRQLMDEPAYVKGEYTTAFMNTFKMKPQED from the coding sequence ATGTTTAAAAAAATATTAATTGCAAACCGTGGCGAGATCGCTCTACGCGTGATACGCACCTGTAAGGAAATGGGTATCAAAACCGTAGCCGTATATTCTACCGCTGATGCCGAAAGTCTACACGTAAAATTTGCAGACGAGGCCGTTTGTATAGGACCGCCACCCAGCAACCTGTCGTACCTAAAGATGTCGAACATCATTAGCGCTGCAGAAATTACAAATGCAGACGCCATCCACCCAGGATACGGATTCTTATCTGAGAATGCAGACTTTTCACGTATTTGTGAAGAGCATAAAATCAAGTTTATAGGCGCAAGCCCAGACATGATTGCTAAAATGGGAGATAAGGCTACCGCCAAAGCTACCATGAAAGCCGCAGGAGTTCCTTGTGTACCAGGATCTGATGGGATTATAGAAGATTTTGATGACTGTGTAAAAGTTGCTAAAGAAACAGGATACCCGGTAATGCTTAAAGCTACCGCCGGCGGTGGTGGTAAAGGAATGCGAGCGGTATGGTCTGAAGATAAGTTGAAAGCCGCCTGGGACAGTGCCCGTCAAGAAAGTAAAGCAGCCTTTGGCAACGACGATATGTACATGGAAAAACTCATTGAAGAGCCACGTCATATTGAAATTCAAGTAGTAGGAGACAGCTACGGTAAAGCTTGTCACCTTAGTGAACGGGATTGCAGCGTTCAACGCCGCCACCAGAAATTAACTGAGGAAGTTCCTTCCCCTTTCATGACTAAAAAGCTACGCAAAGACATGGGAGAAGCCGCCGTTCGTGCAGCAGAATTTATCGCTTATGAAGGTGCTGGTACCGTAGAATTTCTTGTGGACAAACACCGTAACTTCTACTTCATGGAAATGAATACACGTATTCAAGTGGAGCACCCGATTACGGAACAAGTAATTGATTTTGATTTAATACGTGAGCAGATTCTAGTTGCAGCAGGAACAAAAATTTCTGGAAAAAACTATGAACCATCATTGCACTCCATCGAGTGCCGTATAAATGCAGAGGATCCTTATCACGACTTTAGACCATCACCAGGTAAGATTACAACACTGCACGCACCAGGCGGGCATGGAGTACGCCTTGATACCCACGTGTATGCTGGATATTCAATACCGCCTAACTACGACAGTATGATCGCTAAGTTGATTACTACCGCTCGTACACGCCAGGAAGCTATTGATAAAATGAAGCGAGCATTAGACGAGTTTGTGATTGAAGGTGTTAAAACTACCATTCCATTCCACAGACAGTTGATGGACGAGCCTGCTTATGTGAAGGGTGAGTATACCACCGCTTTTATGAACACGTTCAAAATGAAACCTCAGGAAGATTAG
- a CDS encoding prolyl oligopeptidase family serine peptidase has protein sequence MKTNPICLVALSILVLTSCKDEKAEDETVMALTYPETKKVDTTDTYFGNEVADPYRWLEDDRSEETGEWVKAQNKVTQDYLANIPYRNAIEDRLTELWNYEKIGAPFIEGDYTYYYKNDGLQNQSVLYRYENDADPSTATVFLDPNSFNEEGTISLGGMSFTEDGSKLAYAISEGGSDWRKLIILDAETKEQLGDTLVDLKFSGISWYKDEGIFYSSYDKPKGSELSAMTDQHKLYYHKLGTPQSSDKVVFGATADQKYRYVGGSVTNDQRFLVISASTSTNGGKIFMKRLDEANAPLVTVIDNFDTNSYVMHNEGDKLWIVTDKDAPNKKIVTTNFKNPTPANWTDLIPETESVLSPSTGGGYIFAEYMVDAVSQIKQYNYDGTLVRDVKLPGVGNVSGFGAKEDDKTLYYSFTNYVTPGSTYIYNIAEGTSELYRKPDVKFDPSLYESKQVFYTSKDGTKIPMIISYKKGMKQDGTNPTILYGYGGFNISLYPGFSVSRAAWMEMGGVYAVANLRGGGEYGTKWHDAGTKMQKQNVFDDFIAAAEYLKKEKYTSTEKLALQGGSNGGLLVGATMTQRPDLAAVAIPQVGVLDMLRYNKFTAGAGWAYDYGTAEDNIEMFNYLKGYSPLHNVKAGTNYPATLITTGDHDDRVVPAHSFKFAAELQSKQAGNNPTLIRIETDAGHGAGKPTSKIIEEQTDIYGFMLYNMGYKELPQTANDVKM, from the coding sequence ATGAAAACAAATCCTATTTGTCTTGTCGCCTTGAGTATTCTAGTCTTGACCTCTTGCAAGGATGAAAAAGCAGAAGATGAAACCGTAATGGCACTAACTTATCCTGAAACTAAAAAAGTTGATACAACAGACACCTATTTTGGTAATGAAGTGGCTGATCCTTATCGCTGGTTAGAAGACGATCGCAGTGAAGAAACTGGAGAATGGGTGAAAGCTCAAAACAAAGTGACTCAAGATTATCTGGCAAACATCCCTTACCGTAATGCCATTGAAGATCGATTGACAGAACTGTGGAACTATGAAAAAATAGGAGCTCCATTCATAGAAGGTGATTATACATACTATTATAAAAATGATGGTTTACAAAATCAGTCGGTACTGTACCGTTATGAAAACGATGCTGATCCATCTACCGCAACTGTGTTTTTAGATCCTAATTCTTTTAATGAAGAAGGTACCATATCACTAGGCGGCATGAGCTTTACTGAAGATGGTTCTAAGTTAGCTTATGCCATATCTGAAGGGGGTAGCGACTGGCGTAAATTGATCATACTGGATGCAGAAACTAAGGAGCAATTAGGAGATACATTGGTTGATTTGAAGTTTTCAGGAATTTCTTGGTATAAGGACGAGGGGATTTTCTACTCTAGTTATGACAAGCCTAAGGGTAGCGAGCTGAGTGCGATGACAGATCAACACAAATTGTATTATCACAAACTGGGAACTCCACAAAGTTCAGACAAAGTAGTTTTTGGTGCCACAGCAGATCAGAAATATAGATATGTAGGTGGTAGTGTGACAAATGACCAGCGTTTCCTAGTTATTTCAGCGAGTACAAGTACGAATGGTGGTAAAATATTTATGAAACGATTGGATGAAGCTAACGCGCCATTAGTAACTGTGATTGATAATTTTGACACCAACAGTTATGTAATGCATAATGAAGGTGATAAGCTATGGATTGTAACTGATAAAGATGCGCCTAATAAAAAGATAGTGACTACTAACTTCAAGAATCCGACTCCAGCTAACTGGACTGACTTGATTCCAGAAACTGAAAGTGTTCTTTCACCATCCACAGGTGGAGGTTATATTTTTGCAGAATATATGGTGGATGCGGTTTCACAGATCAAACAGTACAACTATGATGGGACTTTAGTGCGGGATGTAAAACTTCCTGGTGTAGGTAACGTCAGTGGTTTTGGAGCTAAGGAAGACGACAAAACCTTGTACTATTCGTTTACAAATTATGTGACTCCTGGAAGTACTTATATCTATAATATCGCTGAGGGAACCTCAGAATTATATCGTAAACCTGATGTAAAATTTGATCCAAGCTTATACGAGAGCAAACAAGTGTTTTATACTTCTAAGGACGGGACAAAAATACCTATGATTATTTCTTACAAAAAAGGAATGAAACAAGATGGGACAAATCCTACCATACTTTACGGTTATGGCGGTTTCAACATTTCTCTTTATCCTGGATTCTCTGTTTCTAGAGCTGCATGGATGGAAATGGGAGGAGTCTATGCTGTAGCAAACTTGCGAGGTGGTGGTGAGTATGGAACTAAGTGGCACGATGCAGGAACTAAAATGCAAAAGCAAAATGTATTTGACGATTTCATCGCAGCCGCGGAGTACCTAAAAAAGGAAAAATACACTTCTACTGAAAAGCTAGCGCTACAAGGTGGTTCAAACGGTGGACTTCTAGTAGGAGCAACAATGACTCAACGTCCAGATCTAGCTGCCGTTGCTATTCCACAGGTGGGTGTTCTCGATATGCTACGATACAATAAGTTCACCGCAGGTGCTGGTTGGGCTTATGATTATGGAACCGCTGAGGATAATATAGAAATGTTCAATTATCTAAAGGGCTATTCCCCATTACATAACGTCAAAGCAGGAACTAATTATCCAGCAACCCTAATTACCACTGGTGATCATGACGACCGCGTGGTTCCCGCACACTCATTCAAGTTTGCTGCAGAGCTACAATCAAAACAAGCTGGAAATAATCCAACGCTGATACGAATTGAGACAGATGCTGGCCACGGTGCTGGAAAACCTACCAGTAAGATCATTGAAGAGCAAACTGATATTTATGGGTTCATGTTGTATAACATGGGTTACAAAGAGCTGCCTCAAACGGCGAATGATGTGAAAATGTAA
- a CDS encoding beta-ketoacyl-ACP synthase III has product MTDMKAAITAVGAYVPEYRLTNSVLESMVDTNDEWITTRTGIQERRILKDPTKGSSFLAIKAAQDLINKSSTDPATIDLVIVATTTPDMPVASTAAYVATHIGAVNAFSYDLMAACSGFLYGMSNAASYIESGRYKKVLLIGADKMSSIIDYTDRATCIIFGDAGGAVLFEPNLEGNGLQDEILRTDGSGRDFLRIEAGGSLLPASHETVEKKQHFVYQDGKNVFKYAVSNMADVAEQIVQRNDLTNNDIDWLVPHQANKRIIDATAKRVDLPNEKVMVNIHKYGNTTSATLPLCLNEYESQLKRGDNLVFAAFGGGFTWGSILLKWAYNS; this is encoded by the coding sequence ATGACTGACATGAAAGCGGCGATTACCGCCGTAGGTGCCTACGTTCCCGAGTACAGATTGACCAATTCCGTTTTGGAATCCATGGTGGATACCAACGATGAATGGATAACCACGCGCACTGGAATTCAAGAGCGTCGTATATTAAAAGATCCTACCAAAGGATCTTCTTTCCTAGCCATAAAGGCGGCTCAAGACCTTATTAACAAATCAAGTACAGATCCTGCCACTATTGATCTAGTCATTGTCGCTACAACAACACCAGATATGCCTGTGGCATCAACAGCCGCATACGTAGCTACCCATATAGGCGCTGTTAATGCATTCTCATACGACTTAATGGCGGCTTGCTCTGGTTTCCTATATGGAATGAGTAATGCGGCATCATATATTGAATCTGGGCGCTATAAGAAAGTTTTGCTAATAGGTGCTGATAAGATGTCTAGCATCATAGATTATACAGACCGCGCCACCTGCATTATCTTTGGAGATGCTGGTGGCGCAGTTCTTTTTGAGCCTAACCTGGAAGGGAACGGTCTTCAAGATGAAATTTTACGTACCGATGGTTCAGGTCGAGACTTTTTGCGTATTGAGGCAGGTGGATCTTTACTTCCAGCATCGCATGAAACGGTAGAGAAAAAACAGCATTTTGTATATCAGGATGGTAAAAACGTTTTTAAATATGCAGTGAGCAATATGGCAGACGTGGCAGAGCAAATAGTTCAACGTAATGATCTTACCAATAACGATATTGATTGGTTAGTACCACACCAGGCTAATAAAAGAATTATAGATGCAACTGCAAAAAGAGTAGATTTACCTAATGAAAAAGTAATGGTCAACATTCATAAATATGGAAATACGACCAGCGCAACCTTACCTTTGTGCCTAAATGAATATGAAAGCCAATTGAAAAGAGGGGACAACCTAGTATTCGCTGCCTTCGGCGGTGGATTTACTTGGGGATCCATACTTTTGAAGTGGGCTTACAATAGCTAA
- a CDS encoding riboflavin synthase, with protein sequence MFTGIIESTAKVVNLQKDLSNIHITLQNTLASELKIDQSVSHNGVCLTVVTIKGDEYTVTAIQETLDKTNLSEWKVGDLINMERAMKMNARLDGHIVQGHVDQVATCVEVIEKEGSWEYTFEYDPSLQNVTIEKGSICINGVSLTVVNSNTNSFSVAIIPYTFEHTNFKNLKKGHVVNLEFDVIGKYVKRLMSL encoded by the coding sequence ATGTTTACAGGAATCATAGAGTCTACCGCCAAAGTTGTAAATCTTCAGAAAGATTTGTCTAATATTCATATCACCTTGCAGAATACACTGGCCAGTGAATTAAAAATAGATCAAAGCGTTAGTCATAATGGTGTCTGCTTGACCGTTGTAACTATTAAAGGAGACGAATACACTGTCACCGCCATTCAAGAAACATTGGACAAAACCAACTTAAGTGAATGGAAGGTTGGGGATTTGATCAACATGGAGCGCGCCATGAAAATGAATGCCCGGTTAGATGGACATATTGTTCAAGGTCATGTCGACCAGGTGGCTACTTGCGTTGAGGTTATAGAAAAGGAAGGTTCTTGGGAATACACCTTTGAATATGATCCGTCTCTTCAAAATGTAACTATTGAAAAAGGCAGCATCTGTATCAATGGAGTAAGCCTAACTGTAGTGAATTCTAATACCAATTCTTTCTCTGTAGCAATTATCCCTTACACCTTTGAACACACGAACTTTAAAAACCTTAAAAAAGGTCATGTGGTTAATCTAGAATTTGATGTGATAGGGAAATATGTAAAAAGACTTATGAGTCTTTAA
- the pdxA gene encoding 4-hydroxythreonine-4-phosphate dehydrogenase PdxA, with protein MAKEKNIRVGISIGDPNGIGGEIILKAFEDPTMLELYTPVIFASTRLFSYYLKELDLSAKIHGIKSLNDVVPGKINVVRLLNEDFKVQWGQVDKKAGEVAVLSLRAAVTALKEEHIDVLVTAPINKESIQSEEFKFPGHTDYLNQELEGESLMFMVSESLRVGLLTDHLPISEVSKNITAKTIKTKIGTIKESLKKDFAISRPKIAVLGINPHVGDNGVIGTDDQDKLIPALEELREDGNIIFGPYAADAFFGSANYKNFDAILASYHDQGLVPFKTLSFGSGVNFTAGLSHVRTSPDHGTGFDIAGKNEANAGSMIAAIHTAANIFRNRTMYDKLTSNVLKSQSRKRREY; from the coding sequence ATGGCTAAGGAAAAGAACATTAGAGTAGGAATAAGCATAGGAGATCCAAATGGGATAGGAGGGGAGATTATCCTTAAGGCTTTTGAAGATCCAACGATGTTGGAGTTATATACCCCAGTCATTTTTGCAAGCACTAGGCTATTCTCTTATTATCTTAAAGAATTAGATCTTTCTGCAAAAATTCACGGTATCAAATCTCTAAATGATGTGGTGCCAGGAAAAATCAATGTTGTCCGTTTATTGAATGAAGATTTCAAGGTTCAATGGGGACAAGTAGATAAGAAAGCAGGAGAAGTGGCTGTTTTAAGCTTAAGGGCAGCGGTCACAGCTCTGAAAGAAGAACATATCGATGTTCTAGTCACCGCGCCCATAAATAAAGAATCCATCCAGTCTGAGGAATTTAAATTCCCAGGTCATACGGATTACTTAAATCAAGAGTTAGAAGGAGAAAGCTTGATGTTTATGGTTTCCGAAAGTTTAAGGGTTGGATTATTGACGGATCACTTACCCATAAGTGAAGTTTCAAAGAACATAACCGCAAAAACGATTAAAACCAAAATAGGAACGATTAAGGAATCTCTGAAAAAAGATTTCGCAATCAGTAGACCTAAAATTGCTGTTTTGGGCATCAACCCTCATGTTGGAGATAACGGTGTGATAGGAACAGATGATCAGGACAAATTAATTCCTGCTTTAGAGGAATTGAGAGAAGATGGGAATATCATTTTTGGTCCATACGCTGCAGATGCGTTTTTTGGAAGCGCCAACTATAAAAATTTTGACGCTATTCTCGCTAGTTATCACGATCAAGGATTGGTACCATTTAAAACACTAAGTTTTGGGTCAGGAGTTAATTTTACTGCTGGTTTGAGTCATGTAAGAACAAGCCCAGATCACGGGACAGGCTTTGATATTGCTGGTAAAAATGAAGCGAACGCTGGCTCAATGATTGCAGCCATACATACCGCCGCAAACATATTTCGCAATCGCACGATGTATGATAAACTCACCTCAAATGTGTTAAAATCCCAATCCAGAAAACGTAGGGAATATTAA
- the rpmF gene encoding 50S ribosomal protein L32, with product MAHPKRKISKTRRDKRRTHYKATVPQIATDSTTGEAHLYHRAHWHEGKLYYRGNVLIDKTEVAEA from the coding sequence ATGGCGCATCCTAAGAGAAAAATCTCGAAAACAAGAAGAGATAAAAGAAGAACTCATTACAAAGCAACTGTACCACAAATTGCTACAGACTCTACCACAGGTGAAGCTCACTTGTATCACAGAGCTCACTGGCATGAAGGTAAATTGTACTATCGCGGTAATGTTTTAATCGACAAAACTGAAGTAGCTGAAGCTTAA
- a CDS encoding S8 family peptidase, whose product MKYTFLKYSFLSIAAAGLLTGCGGSSLNIASPPIENIDQRPLKVQELSEIQAKNWKDLDLLNDTVPGMSVDRAYSELLTTTTANGAKVIRKGQPVIVAIIDSGVDIEHEDLDDVIWTNEDEIPGNGIDDDNNGYIDDIHGWNFLGDIVDENLEYERIVRDKGKLPANVVAKAQKEYDEKVAEASQNKMRYEQILQQVNQIDAVLTKFAGTADYTEADIERAAKSEDEQVQQAASALNFFMSQGLEDAAQAREELTKLITDATNLMNGDKLKTNYRRDILGDDPYVWDTGVYGNNEYSGPDPEKADAFHGTHVAGIVAAERDNDLGVNGVANNARIMVLRAVSQADEYDKDVARAIRYAADNGAKVINTSFGKYHSPNPEWVWDAIKYAASKDVLIVNAAGNESLDTDFTQVYPQDQLGSNANISDNFLTVGALGPVYGPNMIAGFSNYGKSSVDVFAPGVAVYSTAPLNTYRNAGGTSMASPAVAGVAAVLRSQFPNLSAAQTKQIIMDSGLTTNIDVVLGDDSTKRFMDITSSGKMVNLYNALILASKM is encoded by the coding sequence ATGAAATACACATTTTTAAAATATAGCTTCTTAAGCATTGCGGCAGCTGGTTTATTGACCGGTTGTGGTGGTAGCTCTTTGAATATTGCTTCTCCACCAATAGAGAATATTGACCAGCGGCCGCTTAAAGTTCAAGAACTAAGTGAAATTCAAGCAAAGAATTGGAAAGACCTTGACTTACTTAATGATACTGTTCCAGGAATGTCAGTGGATAGAGCGTATTCAGAATTACTTACTACGACTACTGCTAATGGCGCTAAGGTGATTCGTAAGGGTCAACCTGTTATTGTTGCCATTATCGACTCAGGTGTGGATATCGAGCATGAGGATCTTGATGATGTGATATGGACTAATGAAGATGAGATTCCTGGAAATGGAATTGATGATGATAATAATGGTTATATCGATGATATTCATGGCTGGAATTTCCTAGGAGACATTGTAGATGAAAACTTAGAATACGAGCGTATTGTACGTGATAAAGGGAAACTTCCTGCAAACGTTGTTGCTAAAGCACAAAAAGAATATGATGAAAAAGTAGCTGAGGCCTCTCAAAACAAAATGCGTTATGAGCAGATATTGCAGCAGGTGAATCAAATTGACGCGGTACTTACCAAATTTGCAGGAACTGCAGATTACACTGAAGCGGATATAGAACGAGCAGCTAAGTCTGAAGACGAGCAGGTACAACAAGCCGCTAGTGCGTTGAACTTTTTCATGAGCCAGGGTCTAGAAGATGCTGCCCAAGCTAGGGAAGAGCTTACTAAGCTGATCACAGACGCAACAAACTTGATGAACGGTGATAAATTGAAAACGAACTACCGTAGAGACATATTAGGAGATGATCCTTATGTATGGGACACAGGAGTTTATGGTAATAATGAATACTCTGGTCCAGATCCAGAAAAAGCAGATGCCTTTCATGGTACTCATGTTGCAGGTATCGTTGCAGCAGAGCGTGATAACGACCTAGGCGTGAATGGCGTGGCAAATAATGCTCGCATCATGGTATTAAGAGCCGTTTCACAGGCAGATGAGTATGATAAGGATGTAGCGAGAGCAATCCGCTATGCTGCAGACAATGGAGCAAAAGTGATCAACACAAGCTTTGGGAAATATCACTCTCCTAATCCAGAGTGGGTTTGGGATGCAATTAAATACGCCGCTAGTAAAGATGTTTTAATCGTAAACGCTGCGGGAAATGAATCTTTAGATACGGATTTCACCCAGGTGTACCCGCAAGATCAATTGGGCAGCAATGCTAATATTTCTGACAATTTCTTGACCGTAGGAGCACTAGGACCGGTTTATGGCCCTAATATGATTGCCGGATTTTCAAACTATGGAAAATCTTCAGTAGACGTGTTTGCTCCTGGAGTTGCCGTTTATTCAACAGCTCCATTGAACACGTATAGAAACGCTGGTGGTACAAGTATGGCCTCTCCTGCAGTAGCTGGCGTAGCAGCTGTGTTGAGGTCCCAATTTCCAAACCTTAGTGCTGCTCAAACTAAACAGATCATTATGGATAGCGGTTTGACAACTAATATTGATGTGGTATTAGGTGACGATAGTACAAAGCGTTTTATGGACATCACTTCCTCTGGAAAAATGGTGAACCTCTACAACGCATTGATTCTAGCTAGCAAAATGTAA
- the accB gene encoding acetyl-CoA carboxylase biotin carboxyl carrier protein — protein MDIKEIQNLIKFVAKSGASEVKLEMDDIKITIKTGSDEPNVTYMQQPMQQAQPQMQQAAPQAPQESQAPAPAISAATTAADKYITVKSPIIGTFYRKPSPDKPTFVEVGDSVKVGDTLCIIEAMKLFNEIESEVSGTIVKVLIDDMSPVEFDQPLFLVDPS, from the coding sequence ATGGACATTAAAGAAATTCAGAACCTCATCAAGTTTGTCGCAAAATCAGGCGCTAGTGAGGTAAAGCTAGAAATGGACGACATCAAGATCACTATAAAGACTGGATCTGATGAGCCTAATGTGACCTACATGCAACAGCCTATGCAGCAAGCACAGCCGCAAATGCAACAGGCAGCACCGCAAGCTCCACAAGAAAGCCAGGCACCTGCACCCGCAATATCAGCAGCAACTACCGCAGCAGATAAGTACATTACGGTAAAGTCCCCAATAATTGGAACCTTCTATAGAAAGCCGTCTCCAGACAAACCTACATTTGTAGAAGTAGGCGATAGCGTTAAAGTAGGCGATACCCTGTGTATTATAGAGGCAATGAAATTATTTAACGAGATTGAAAGTGAAGTATCTGGAACCATCGTTAAGGTTTTAATTGACGATATGTCTCCGGTAGAATTCGATCAGCCGTTATTTTTAGTAGACCCTTCTTAA
- a CDS encoding YceD family protein, whose protein sequence is MELKAFNIAFAGLKQGKHEFKFELDNAFFESFGYEDFNSANVIVDVELDKRSTLMDLVMEGSGSVNVNCDVTDEPFDMPIDASMDIVVKFGDSFNDENEDLLILPHGDYQMNVAQYLYEMIVLSIPYKKTHPGIEDGTLQSDVLDKLEELKPSGSDETEDDIEMDPRWEALKNLKTDNNK, encoded by the coding sequence ATGGAACTCAAGGCATTCAACATAGCCTTTGCTGGATTAAAGCAAGGTAAGCATGAATTCAAATTTGAGCTTGATAATGCGTTTTTTGAAAGTTTTGGATATGAGGATTTCAATTCGGCAAACGTTATTGTTGATGTAGAATTGGATAAAAGATCTACATTGATGGATCTTGTCATGGAGGGATCAGGGTCAGTAAATGTCAATTGTGATGTGACTGATGAGCCTTTCGATATGCCTATAGATGCTTCTATGGATATTGTAGTCAAATTTGGTGATAGCTTTAATGATGAGAACGAGGACCTTTTGATTCTTCCTCATGGGGATTATCAAATGAATGTTGCACAGTATCTCTATGAGATGATCGTTTTATCCATACCTTATAAAAAAACACACCCTGGAATTGAAGACGGTACGTTGCAGTCTGATGTTCTAGACAAATTAGAAGAATTGAAACCTTCAGGGTCTGATGAAACTGAAGATGATATAGAAATGGATCCTAGATGGGAGGCATTGAAAAATTTAAAAACGGATAATAATAAATAG
- a CDS encoding ABC transporter ATP-binding protein: MLQLNAVNFAFKERRDDEVHTERSRSVKAKTLLNISLQIEQGKHVAIMGESGCGKSTLLNVIYGLLQAQSGEITWNDQELKGADYHLVLGHPMMKYIPQEFDLMPFTSVSENIGEHLSIQLDDRKERIESLLEVVEMTGMRHRKVKTLSGGQKQRVAIAKALAQKPELLLLDEPFSHVDNFRKNSLRRRLFDFLKSENISCLIATHDRNDVLSFTDQTIVMHEGNVVDHRPTKILYTDPKTKYVASLFDDVNQIPKEWFRTDGDLLKYPHELQISKSGLSVVVRQSYFKGDHFLLACHFQGETLWVKSNSDYVIGSQLFIELNT, translated from the coding sequence ATGTTGCAATTAAATGCTGTTAATTTCGCTTTCAAGGAGCGACGCGACGATGAAGTTCACACTGAACGCAGTCGAAGTGTGAAAGCGAAAACTCTCCTCAATATTTCCTTACAAATAGAGCAAGGAAAGCATGTGGCGATCATGGGTGAAAGTGGTTGTGGAAAAAGCACCTTACTGAACGTTATTTATGGTTTATTGCAAGCTCAAAGCGGAGAAATTACCTGGAACGATCAAGAACTAAAAGGGGCTGATTATCATCTTGTTCTGGGACACCCTATGATGAAATATATTCCACAAGAATTTGATTTAATGCCCTTCACCAGCGTATCTGAAAACATAGGGGAACACCTGTCAATTCAACTCGATGATCGCAAGGAGCGCATAGAAAGCTTGCTGGAGGTAGTTGAAATGACCGGAATGAGACACCGGAAGGTCAAAACACTCTCTGGTGGTCAAAAACAGCGCGTAGCGATCGCTAAAGCCTTAGCGCAAAAACCTGAACTGCTTCTCCTAGACGAGCCTTTTTCTCATGTAGATAATTTTAGAAAGAATAGCTTGAGACGCCGGTTGTTTGATTTTCTAAAATCAGAAAACATCAGTTGCCTTATTGCAACTCACGATCGAAATGATGTACTATCGTTCACAGATCAAACCATTGTAATGCATGAAGGGAATGTGGTAGACCATCGACCTACTAAAATCCTGTATACTGATCCTAAAACTAAATATGTAGCGTCCTTGTTTGACGATGTGAATCAAATACCAAAAGAGTGGTTTAGGACTGATGGCGACTTATTAAAATATCCGCACGAGTTACAAATATCTAAATCTGGATTGTCAGTGGTGGTTCGACAATCTTACTTTAAAGGAGACCATTTTTTACTGGCTTGTCATTTTCAGGGTGAAACCTTGTGGGTCAAGTCAAATTCAGATTACGTTATTGGTAGTCAATTATTTATTGAACTTAATACATAG